From Penicillium psychrofluorescens genome assembly, chromosome: 6, one genomic window encodes:
- a CDS encoding uncharacterized protein (ID:PFLUO_008974-T1.cds;~source:funannotate), with the protein MGWRKRSRSEGVALPEKQKQQSPEAPGLLQRIRNSWEFASLMQYIVTFGNVMKIDEEFDIEDLEEECMKPEPSHKLLEIGLCLLKWISSHRGLGFDNFDEYTRRQYNAKAPHHPNPFGYEEEPLKFLDFDVFLKLRVLHQLSVWTFWNADRIRDKMPEKKESEQLQWRVEDFGYDGEGRTYFVLDDNRMYRRTDPPIPPAPQRPKKKPKSRASRGSRASKRKSAAAEVEEDPDDENKETNGAVAEAKWECVAVTLADYQDFLESIRKTKDADEKYLRGRIEEYVLPVLEKAEEAQLRKQQRREKELFNMQLLAGAKRSSRLAAKEEKERTERDAAEAARKHEHDLAEARREQERQHERENERQSRMMTREQRIKDREQKRILHEAELERIAEEQQKLENGEGRVSARNLKVELEKQQKNLADITSQEDEWIFDCSGCGVYGENLDDGTHSVACEKCNVWQHSKCLGISQEEAEQDDFQFVCRDCKRKEQELSLPKIPPLKFRLSASASPSSVPPAEKKRKLDEDDHAPLSPVKKSHAALANVPDGPRSQPPYPGAQPTLPPQPVGAYGMFQLPPSPERRAQPTSQTPLPSSSPSRAPFSPSTGLNGTMQSSMGQQYKPSPDYRTLPAVQQAPHLPPISSFNAPRPSSSHSGHGPIYNQPSMSPTQGNRDVGPLAGFPHPGPPNGSPAWSNYATPRPPSSHGAPPSISGQYSSFSSATPNGNHHSSPPHSSHGLGMSGISPIKQSPRPTTSGSMAGAPVLPPIRKLEPSPKLMGRRSPDAPIPPPVKCMTPEQEERRQRENAMRYQGYGYPPNGQPHPMSSPSLNRIPPLGTAAPPYQHHDPSQSPQRGGHVPGQ; encoded by the exons ATGGGATGGCGAAAGCGCAGCCGCTCCGAGGGGGTCGCTCTTCCCGAGAAACAGAAGCAGCAGTCTCCTGAGGCACCTGGACTGCTCCAGCGCATCAGGAACAGCTGGGAGTTTGCCAGTCTCATGCAGTACATTGTCACCTTCGGGAACGTGATGAAGATTGACGAGGAGTTTGACATCGAG gacctggaagaagaatgcaTGAAACCCGAGCCCTCTCACAAGTTATTGGAGATTGGACTGTGCCTCCTCAAATGGATCTCGTCGCATCGTGGTCTTGG GTTCGACAATTTCGACGAGTACACCCGCCGTCAGTACAATGCTAAAGCGCCTCACCACCCGAACCCCTTTGGATACGAAGAAGAGCCCTTGAAATTTTTGGATTTCGATGTCTTTTTGAAGCTTCGCGTCCTCCACCAGCTGTCGGTGTGGACCTTCTGGAACGCGGACCGCATTCGCGACAAAATGcctgagaagaaggagagcGAGCAGCTACAATGG CGCGTTGAAGACTTTGGCTACGATGGCGAGGGTCGGACCTACTTCGTTCTGGACGACAACCGCATGTACCGCCGCACCGATCCTCCCATTCCTCCCGCGCCCCAGCggcccaagaagaaaccaAAGAGTCGAGCATCTCGAGGCTCGCGAGCATCGAAGCGCAAGTCAGCTGCGGcggaagtggaagaagaccccgacgacgagaacAAGGAGACCAACGGTGCCGTTGCCGAGGCCAAATGGGAGTGTGTGGCTGTCACTCTTGCAGATTATCAGGACTTCCTCGAATCAATTCGGAAGACCAAAGACGCAGATGAGAAGTACCTGCGAGGCAGAATCGAGGAGTATGTCCTGCCTgtgttggagaaggccgaggaggcccagCTGCGCAAGCAACAGAGACGCGAGAAGGAGCTTTTCAACATGCAGCTCCTTGCTGGGGCCAAACGCTCGAGCCGACTTGCtgccaaggaagaaaaagagcgTACTGAACGGGATGCTGCCGAGGCGGCTCGGAAGCACGAACATGATTTGGCCGAGGCTCGCAGAGAGCAAGAGAGGCAACACGAGCGCGAGAACGAGAGACAGTCACGGATGATGACGCGCGAGCAACGCATCAAAGACCGGGAACAGAAGCGGATTCTTcacgaggccgagctggagagaattgccgaggagcagcagaagctcgAAAATGGCGAAGGCCGTGTTTCTGCGCGGAACCTCAaggtggaattggagaagcagcagaagaatTTGGCTGATATTACGTCGCAAGAGGATGAATGGATTTTCGACTGCTCCGGCTGTGGAGTGTACGGCGAGAACCTGGACGATGGAACACATAGTGTTGCCTGCGAAAAGTGCAACGTCTGGCAGCACAGCAAATGCCTTGGCATTTCGCAAGAAGAGGCCGAGCAAGACGATTTCCAATTCGTTTGCCGCGACTGCAAGCGGAAGGAACAGGAACTCAGCCTCCCTAAAATCCCGCCCCTGAAGTTCCGACTCAGCGCATCGGCGTCTCCGTCGTCTGTTCCTCCTGCTGAAAAGAAGCGCAAGTTAGATGAAGACGATCACGCTCCGCTGTCGCCCGTCAAAAAGTCACATGCTGCTTTGGCCAACGTGCCGGATGGACCTCGTTCTCAACCGCCGTATCCTGGCGCGCAACCGACTCTGCCTCCGCAACCTGTTGGTGCGTATGGCATGTTTCAacttcctccatctcccgAACGACGTGCTCAGCCGACGAGCCAGACACCACTGCCGTCCTCTAGCCCTTCCCGCgcacctttctctccttcaacGGGTTTGAATGGCACGATGCAGTCGTCAATGGGCCAGCAGTACAAGCCGAGTCCCGACTACCGGACTCTGCCCGCTGTCCAGCAAGCTCCACATTTGCCGCCAATCTCTTCTTTCAATGCCCCTCGACCCTCATCTTCTCATTCTGGACACGGTCCAATCTACAACCAACCATCCATGTCGCCTACACAAGGCAACCGCGACGTCGGCCCTCTCGCAGGCTTCCCGCACCCTGGCCCACCCAACGGATCGCCTGCATGGAGCAATTATGCGACCCCACGCCCTCCATCCAGCCATGGAGCCCCGCCGTCTATTTCTGGCCAATACTCATCCTTTTCCAGTGCGACTCCTAACGGTAACCACCATTCCTCGCCTCCGCACAGCTCTCATGGCTTGGGCATGTCCGGAATCAGCCCAATCAAGCAGTCTCCCCGTCCCACGACTTCCGGCAGCATGGCAGGCGCCCCAGTGCTGCCACCCATCCGCAAACTCGAACCGAGCCCGAAGCTCATGGGCCGCAGATCACCGGATGCACCAATTCCGCCACCGGTCAAATGCATGACCCCAGAGCAGGAAGAGCGTCGCCAACGAGAAAATGCGATGCGGTACCAAGGCTATGGCTACCCACCCAACGGCCAGCCACACCCGatgtcttcgccgtcgctgaACCGCATCCCTCCACTGGGCACCGCAGCTCCTCCGTACCAACATCATGATCCGTCTCAGTCGCCTCAACGAGGTGGCCATGTTCCTGGACAATAA